The stretch of DNA GACGGATTTTTGTCCTCGTAGTGACCGTCGGTTGTGTCGGCCGCCGGCCGCGGTCTAATTTATCCGGTGTTTTCCACGGTGGTGACTCATACTCGTAGTACAATCAACTTTCTGGATGCGTGGTAGACTGCATGCATATCACCTTTTTCTTCCCGGATATTTGCGTAGATGCATGACTCACGACGCAGACTTAGATACGCGTCTACACTGTGAAGAGTACGTACGTGTATGCATGTGGACAGCTGGTTTCGCAGAAGAGAAACCGCCCCCAACTAATGAAGCTGGATGAGAACAAGGTACATATACGCGGGAGAAACCAATAAACACTTAGCACGTGACAATGCGGATAGATCATCAGGCGGATAAGCACACCTACGCTACGCGAAACTGTTCGTAGACATGCATGCCCCTCGCTGGCATGATGGGCCGTTTTCGTCGTCGCCCCGCCAAAAGACACACGAAACCGAAGCGCCTCCGTAAACTTGTTGTCGTCTCGCCTTTTAATAGGAGACGGCGAGGGTGGGTGGCGCCACCGCCAACGCCACCGGACAAACGGCCCCGCGCCAACGCGCTAGGCGACGACACCCGCATTAACCTGCTCGCTGGTCCGCACCGCACTCTGCCTCCCCCCCTTCCCTTCGTCCACGTGTTCCTCCCTTGCTCATTATCCGTGGATTAGTTTTCATTTTCTGGGATCCTCGACGGAGCACGACTTTGCTGCAGCTATGCGTGCGTGGCGTCTGGTGAGCACTGCCGTTTAGGCTGTTTTGACAGTTTAACATGGCGTTGATTTGCCCCCCTGCCGAACAAAACATCGACGGAGCTTTGCTTGCTTGCTTTCACACGCATTTTCTGCGTACTACTACTAGTGCCAAGCATTAACGCACAAGGGGCCGGCCGGGTGGAGGACTGTTTGCATGCCCAGCTAGCAGCCATGGGATGCACCGCCCCACATGTCCGTGTACACACACGTCCACAGTGCACACAAGGAGGTTCACCCTCTTGTCTGCTTCGTTTTCCAGCCGGTAGTAGATTTTCAATGCGCCCAGAAGCAGCCAGAAGAGGAGAGGGAAGCGGGGAGGGAGCAGAGGAGGAGGCCGCGACGTGGTGTGTAGTGTAGCGTTGCGTTTTGTTTTGTTGCGGCGTCGTCGTCGCGTTGCGGTGTGCGGACGAACAACGAGGACACGCGTGCTTTATTATTCCACCTTCCCGCCACGTGAGGACAAGGCTCCTGCTACTACATTTATTGGGTGCGCCAAAAGCTATCGCCTATTATTAGCGGTGGCAGCACAGTGCGTCACAGTCATCTGTTATTAGCCATTTCTTGATACTACTCCATGCATGTCAGTAAGAAAATTGAGAGCACGAAAGCATGGGCGCCGTAGCAGCTGACTTTCTAGCTAGTACGTGGTCTCCGGTCTGCCGTGGACGTGGTGGTGTCCCGTTCCCGCCTCTACCTAGTTGGCTAAACCACTCCACTAGATTTTTTATTACCGTGCCACAGTACTCCTACTCTAGCTAGTGTTCAAAGGAGGAGAATAGAAGCGGCACGGTGCACTCTTTCACAGAAATTCTCCGGCCGCCTAGCTCCGTGCCAAGGCGCGGCGTGGGGTACAAGACAAGAGAGCGCCATCGAGATGGATGGGGACAAAGGACAGCCTCCCCCACGCCTTTTGTCGCGCCCCCGAAGTCCAAAATCCTCCGTTGCTTTCCTTCCTTCATTCGCTAGATACACCACCACCCACGTCCTCCTACTCCTCCTCTAACTATTTCCCTTCTAGTACTACTGTATatccttttttctttcttttagcGAGCCCTTTGCCTTGCCCCTTTCTCATTACACTAGAACAGAGCATCTCCAACAACTGCCTTATTGTAGAGCAGCACTGTCTATTTATTCTTTTGGAGGACAAAAATGTCTCCAACAAACTGCAAAAAACTCCAACCGGGTCAAAATCGTTCTTAGGCAGCACAAAAAGAGGGCATCTCCGGCTACATATTTGCGGCACGAGCACTCCTGCCAAAAACAAGGGCAAATATCAAAATACTAGCACATTACGGGCTATGGTTACTGAAAACTATCACTTTTTGAAATTTCCCAACAAGCTAGGATGTTCCAAACAAAACTACCATGTTGGACTGATGATCGTTAGTTGATTTTAATCGCAATTATGACAGATTGGGTCCACTTGTCATGTGTGACGTGGCATAAAAGTCAACACCGTTTGCTTTGACCATCACGACAGTTGGAGCCCACATGTCGGCCCCTTAAAAAAGGCTACCAGCTCCCCGTAACTTTTTAGAAAAGCAATCACATCCCTAAATTTTCTTAGAAAAACCAATTGGATCCTTGTAATTTCTCAATAAAGAAATTAGATccctgcaaaaaaaaaaaaagcaATGGGTCCCTATAATTGTTTAGAAAAAACAAATAGATCCCTGTAATAACCGGAAAAAAAATTGATCCCTGTATTAGAAATAAAAAATCAACTGCGTCCCTATAGTTATTTAGAAAAAGTAAATGGATCCATGTAATTTTTGTAAAAAAGAATTGAGATCGCTGCggaaaaaacaaaaaaagcaatcaggtgcctaattttttttgaaaaagcaAACGGATCCCTGTAATTTTTGAAAAAGAGAAATCGCATCCCTgcagaaaaaataaaaaaagcaaTCAGCACCCTCTAATTTTTTGGAAAAAGAAAATGGATCCCTATAATTTTTGAAAGAAATAATTCAGATCCCCGCAGAAATAATTTAAAAGCAACCAGGTCCCTATAATTCTTTAGAAAAAGCAAACGGATACCTCTAATTTTTGTTAAAAAAAATCAGATCCCTGCAAGAAAATAAAATAGCAATCAGGTCccaataattttttagaaaaagtAAATGGATCCCTATAAATTTATAAAATAAGAAATCACATCCctacagaaaaaagaaaaagcaaTCGGGTCCCCACAAATTTTTAGAAAAAAACAAATAGATACCTGCCATTTTTGGAAAAATAAATTCAAATCCCTGtagaagaaaataaaaaaaagcAATTGGGTctctataattttttagaaaaagaAACTAGATCCTTGTAATTTTTCACAAAAAGAAATAGATCACTCTAGAAAAAATAAAAACCAATCGGGAACCTATAATTTTTGAGGAAAAGCAAACGGATCCTTGtaagttttgaaaaaaaaagaaatCAGATCAAGCAGCAAAAAAATAGCAATCAGGTCCGTATATTTTTTAGAAACAGCAAACGGATCCCTATATTTTTTTTTACAAAAGAAATCACATCCCTGCATAAAAAATAGAAAATCAATAGGGTCCATATATTTTTTATGAAAAATAAATTGATCTGTGTATTTTTTATCAAAAAGAAATTAGATCCCTACACAAAAAATAAAAATGCAATTGGGTCCCTGTAACTTTTTAGAAAAAGCAAACTTATCCCTGTAATTTTTGAAAAAAAGTAATCACATCTCTacagaaaaaaataagaagcaatcGAGTCCctatatttttttagaaaaagcaAACGGATACATGtaagttttttaaaaaaaattagaTCCCTGCAGAAAAATTAAGAAATCAATTGGGTGCCTATAAGTTTTTAGAAAAAGCAAACGTTTCCCTGTAATTTTTGAAAAAAAACGAAATCATATCCCTACAGGAAAAAGCAATCCTATCCCTATATTcttttataaaaaaataaaacGGATCCttgtaaaaaataaaaaaaaatcaaGTCCGTGCAGAAAAAATAGAAAGCAATCGTGTCCATATAATTTTCTAGAAAAAGCAAATAGATCCctgtgatttttttaaaaaatagatccgtacagaaaaaaacaaaatcaatCGGCTCCCTATAACTGTTTAAAAAAAAGCAAACGGCTCCCTATAATTTTTCAAAAAAAGAAAGCAGATCCCTGCAGAAAAAATAAGAAAGCAATTAGGTCCCTATAATTTTATAAGAAAGGCAAATGGATTCGTGTAATTTTTGAAAAAAAGAAATCAGATCCCTATAGAAAAAAACAATCGGGTTCCTATAATTTTTTAAAGAAGCAAACGGATCCCTATAATTTTTCTTTAAAAAAAGATATCAGAACCCtgtagaaaaaaaataaaaaagcaaTTGGGTCCCTGCAAAAACAAAAAAGGCAATATGTCGTCTTAACTTTTTAGAAAAAGCAATCTGGTCCCTTTAAtttttgaagaaaaattggaTCCCTGTAAAAAAGAAATTTGGACTCCGCAAAACAAAAAAAGCAATCATGTCCTTGGCTTTGCCGCCGGCGAGCTCATCCCTGCCCCGGCTGTCGTGGCCTGGGATCGCCGGCGCGCGCCCACGCCGATAGCAGTTGCTTCATCTCGCGCATGAGAAGCTGACCATGATGGTTTATGAGCTCGCTGCTGCGTGGTGGGGATGGTGCAGGGGGCCTAGTCGGCAGCTCAGGCGCACTGCTGCGACCTCTCTTCTCCGCCTCCGACTTCCCCGCCCGACTATGGGTCCTGCCTCCTCCCTGGCTGCTGCGACGGGCGATGGCTCTGGTGGCCACGAGTAGCATGTGTTGGAGGGGATCCATCCATCACTAGTGAGCGCCCTATGTAGAGCGCTGCATCGGGTGTGTTGTGAGAAGAAGAGAAGGGAGAGAGAAATTTGAAGATGCTTACATGTGGGCCGCACTCGGTTTTAACGGTCTACTTGAATCTTTAGATAACGGTGTTGATTTTTTTGCCACGTGGAGCTGACAAGCAGACCATCCATGTCATAATCCTGATTAAAACGTAACTGTTCAGTCATTAGTGTTTTTTGGAATAGCCTCCCAATTTTGTGGCAACGCTTTGTGAAATGAAAAAGTGGTAGTTCTTCGTAACCCTAGCCCGTAATCTGGTAGTTTTTTGCTATTTACTCCAAAAACAAGAACAACTGCGCGTGTTTGTGAAATTTCCCTGCCGCGTCGGCGTAGCGCCTGACTGCCGCCGCCGTGTTTTGCACTGTCGACGGCTCTACCACTATCCGCCCCCTCCCCTGGCTCCGCCCCAACGTCACCGCTCGTGAGCGTTGTTTCGCCACGCAACCGAATCATGATCCAGCAGCacgcctgtcggtgtcaaaaccggcggatctcgggtagggggtcccgaactgtgcgtctaaggcggatggtaacaggaggcagggaacacgatattttacccaggttcgggccctcttgatggaggtaaaaccctacgtcctgcttgatttattcttgatgatatgagtattactagagttgatctaccacgagatcggagaggctaaaccctagaagctagcctatggtatggttgtacgttgtcctacggactaaaaccctccggtttatatagacaccggagagggttagggttacacaaggtcggttacaaaggaggagatatccatatccgtactgcctagcttgccttccacgccaagtagagtcccatccggacatgagacgatgtcttcaatcttgtatcttcatagtccaacagtccggccaaaggatataatccggctttccagagaccccctaatccaggactccctcaacgccTTTTGCCACACAATTCAGTTTGTTGGAGGCCCGATTCCACCCGTAATGGCCCTCGGAGGTCCTCCGCGGGCATCAGCCTTTTTTGTTCCTCCTGCATTGGAGGTGTTCGAGCAATTGCCTGTAAGGTGCAAAAAAAAACTTAGAGATTGCTTTCCTGTTCTCGTTTTCACCCAAGTAGGTTGTGATGGAGATTTTGGTATTGTTGATGTTTTCGTCGGTTGGTTCATCCTTTCCATGGGGTGATTCCTCGTCGAACGAGGAAGAAGACATCACCGAAGAAGAGGACATCGTGGTGGTCTTGATGATGCACGTCGAGAAGAGACCATGAGTATTTGCACAGAGTCCGGCAAGGGGCTCACCAGACATTGATGCACAACTATTTTGGGCCGCCGAAACTGGTGTATCCGGAGAAATACTTTCGACGACGGTTTAGGATGTCTACAGAGTTGTTCCTTCACATTTCCTCATGTGTGAACATACATGATCCTTCGTTTCAGTTGAGGAGGAATTAATTGTGCCGCTAGCCTCGGACATAACACTAGGCACAAAGTGACTGCCGCATTGCGCATATTGGCCTATGGTGTCCTGACAGATTTCATTGATGATAATTTGGCAATTTGAGAGAGAACTTGAATCTTCCGTGTCAAACGATTTGCAAATGCGGTGGTTGAAGTGTTTGGGCTAGAGTATTTCAGCACCCAATGCTCATAACACCCAGAAGCTTTTGGAGATGAACAAAGCTCGTGGGTTCGCAGGTATGCTTGACTCCATTGATTGTATGTATTGGAGTTGGAAGAACTACCTAGCAGGATGGCATGGATAGTTCAAAGGACATAAGAAGGATGCTACCATCATTTTTGTGGCCGTGACCGATCTGGAGACATTGATTTTACATGCATATTTTGGGATGTCAGGgtcttgcattgacatcaatgtGCTCTTGCGGTCAGCCTTATTTGCAAAGACAATGGAGAATTATCATGGGGGGAGTTCCAAGAAAATGGGCGGACTTACAACATGGGGTACTACCTTGCGCATGGGATACATCCGAAGTGGGCTACCTTCGTAAGTCAAATTCGAACCCCCAAGGTAAGAAATAACTCTACTTCCATAATGCTCAAGCGGCTGCTAGGAAAGGTGTTGAAATGAGTTTGGATATGTGCAAGCCTAGTTTGTTATTTTGCGAGGACCGGCTAGGTTTTGGGATCAAGAGATCCTTTGATACATCATGAAACCTCTATGTGTGACCATGTACAACATGGTCACTGAGAAATAACCGCGGAGAAGACTTGGACTACACTTTCTACGAGCTCATGGGCAACCGGTACGGCTGTGTAGAAAGCAAGAACGAGCCTGACACTTTTTTGAGGCGTACCGTGACATTTGAGATGCTTTTATGCATGTGGATCTTCAAAAGATCTCATGGAGGAGTGGTGGGCATAAAGCGGGCAACAAAACGTCTGGTCGTTTCTATTCATGTGAACTTTGTTTGATTGTTTGACGAACATTTTGTGTTGAATTTGATGAACTTCGTGATAATTTGTTGTTGTGGATTGTTGAATTTGTTGACATaacttcttcttgttgttgttgaaTTCATATCAATTTGATACGTATTCGTTGTACTTACTGTTTTTTTGGGCGGCTGTTGGAGTAATCGTGTCCTATTTTTAGGGCAGCTGTTGGAGACGAAACTTTTTCATGCCATAAACCCCAAATTTTTTGTGCCCTAAATTATATTTCAATAGCCTTTTGGTGCTCTAAAATAGGGCAGCTATTAGAGATAGTCTTACTGCTTTCGGGAGCGGCTAATTTGAGACAGGGTTCATTTACAGAGTGCATGAACAGTAAATTAGTAAAAAATAATTTGTTCTGAAtaatttttaaaaatgttttttTTTGGCATCTCGGATGCTTGAATGTGTAAAGGTACGTGCAAATTTTTATGGTGTTAGGACATCCGAGGAAGTCGTGACACATCATGGTTTAGAGCGAAACCATTTTTATGCAGAATCTCCTGAAATGTCATTTGAGCGCAAAATTTCGCATGATTCTAGAAAACAAGAGCATGTTAGATGTAAAAGAAACTCAGAAGTTTTTATTACTCTGCTTGCTACAATTTTTGGAATTTACCGTACATCACCGCTCTCAGCCTCGCTTTCTCTCACCTTCTCCTGCTTTGGTATTTTCTCCTTGAGAGAATGCTCGCCGTGTTTCCCTGCCTGCCTtgttctccctctctctctctgctactACCACATTCAGTAAAGGCCACTGAATACCGATGCATGCCCGGCGAGTGCATGCAGAAATAAATGGCCCCGATTTCCCCTTTGTCCGCTCCGCTCCTCGCTCTGACCTGACGGGGACGGGGTGAATTGTATCCTTGCTCCTCGCGCCATTGCCCCTTGTTGCAGTCCTCTCGGACCTCTGCCCTTTGTTCCTCTCTGCTTGTCTCCTTCTCCTCCCTGCCGTGTCCTCCCACTCCTCTCTGCCTGGCCTCCTCCTCCACCCCCGTCTATTTAAGCCTCCTGCCTTGGTTTGTTCATTGGATTTCCCCTCTGCAGTTTGCACCACGCAGTCGCGAGCCAAAACCTCAGAGACGGCCGCCGTATAAATCGCCCGTCGTCCACCACGCCACGGCCGGCATCGGggagatagatagatagatagatagacaCGGAAAGGAGGCGACTTTGCTTGCTTGCTTCGTGAACCGAGCGGGATCGCCGAGCGGAGCGGGCGGCAGCGCTGGCGAGGCTGATGGTCCACCAGGacgaaggctcctcctcgtcggTCACCTCCTCCCCGCTCCAGAACTTCTCCAACATGCCGCTCCACCCGCACCCCGGCGCCGGCGCCACGCCGCCCTGGATGCTCCGCGAGCTCCGCTCCGACGAGCGCGGCCTCTGCCTCATCCACCTCCTGCTCaactgcgccgccgccgcctccgccggcCGGCTCGACGCCGCCAACGCCGCGCTCGAGCACATCGCGACCCTGGCCGCGCCCGACGGCGACGCCATGCAGCGCGTCGCCGCGGCCTTCGCGGAGGCGCTGGCCCGGCGCGCGCTCCGTGCGTGGCCCGGCCTGTGCCGGGCGCTGCTGTTGCCGCGCGCGGGCCCCACGCCGGCCGAGGTCGCCGTCGCGCGTCGCCACTTCCTTGACCTCTGCCCCTTCCTCCGCCTCGCCGGGGCCGCGGCGAACCAGGCGATCCTCGAGGCCATGGAGTCGGAGAAGATCGTCCACGTCATCGACCTCGGCGGCGCCGACGCCACGCAGTGGCTCGAGCTGCTCCACCTCCTCGCCGCGCGGCCCGAGGGCCCGCCGCACTTCCGCCTCACCGCCGTGCACGAGCACAAGGACCTGCTCTCGCAGACGGCCATGGCGCTCACCAAGGAGGCGGAGCGGCTGGACGTGCCGTTCCAGTTCAACCCGGTGGTGTCCCGCCTGGACGCGCTGGACGTGGAGTCCCTCCGCGTGAAGACCGGCGAGGCGCTGGCCATCAGCTCCAGCCTGCAGCTCCACCGCCTGCTCGCCACCGACGACGAcacctcctccgccgccccagcCGACAAGGAGCGGCGTCGGAGCAGCCCGGACTCGTCGGGGCTGCTGTCCCCGTCCACCTCGCGGGCGGACGCGTTCCTGGGCGCGCTGTGGGGGCTGTCGCCCAAGGTGATGGTGGTTTGCGAGCAGGAGGCGAGCCACAACACGGCGGGGCTGACGGAGCGGTTCGTGGAGGCGCTCAACTACTACGCGGCGCTGTTCGACTGCCTGGAGGTGGGCGCGGCGCGCGGGTCCGTGGAGCGCGCGCGCGTCGAGCGGTGGCTCCTGGGCGAGGAGATCAAGAACATCGTGGCCTGCGACGGCGCGGACCGCCGCGAGCGGCACGAGCGGCTGGACCGCTGGGCGGCGCGCATGGAGGGCGCCGGCTTCGGGCGCGTCCCGCTGAGCTACTACGCGCTGCTGCAGGCCCGCCGGGCGGCGCAGGGGCTGGGCTGCGACGGCTTCAAGGTCCGCGAGGAGAAGGGCACCTTCTTCCTGTGCTGGCAGGACCGCGCCCTCTTCTCCGTCTCCGCCTGGCGCGGCCGCCGCTTCGACTGACCGCCGGCCGGCCGGCCATGTCTGCCTGGACTCTGGGTTCGATTTCACCACTACTAGTAGTACCACCCATGGacattagctagctagctaggcGTTTCATCGCATCGAAAATTTCATTTCTTCTTCTGATTGTTTTGTTTAGTACTTTGTTGTAGACCGAACTTGGGGCATGCATATGCATGCGCTGCTTGTTTTGGGCTGAACTTGCTGCATGCCTACGCATGCCATGGGTGTGTGTCTGTTGATAGTACTGTGTATGCCTTCCCGTTTTGGTTCGGATTAGTGCATAGATTTTGGTAGGAATGATGAAGTGATCTGCCGATTGATCATCGATTGGATTGGATCTTTGATCTTTCCGTTCGATCGAATCGAATCGTGCCCAAGAGGGCAGGCTGCATTTGGTGAAAAGGGGACAAACCCAGATGCGATCAGTTCCTGATGAGTTAGGTAAAAGGCTTGTGAGCCGAACGATTGAATGCTTTCTTGTCATCCAAAGAAACAAGGCGATTGCGGGACGCCAGCTGATGCCTCGGGTCGAATTCAACGCTTTCGTCGTCGTCTTAACTTTGTTGAAATCTAATTGTCGGGTTAAGGGGAGAAATTTTTGGCTTGTCTGAACGACTGAACTTTCACGGTCCTGCACCGCCGGGGAGCTTGCGCTATGTTTCGGATTCACGCGTGATTTTTCATAGAAAATAGCATGTACATATGTAAAACATGCTGAACTGTCCTCGTCGATGGCTCATCCGGAACTGATGCTGCTGTGATGGCATATATTTTGGGTATGTCTGGGATACATGTAGATGTGATATTCTAACCTGATAAGCATTAtgtttgtggtctattttttttGTCCTAgctttttttcttttgttttttgttgCTGCGTAGTTATTTTTGGAAGGTTAGATGTGACATCTTTaaaaaacatctagatgtgaattagacaaactaaTATATTTTAACCGGTGTGCGATGGTATCGGCTCACGAGCCGTCTTTGAGCTGGACACGAGCATGGCCCTGTTCTCCAATTAGTGCACCGCACAGTGGAGGAGTTGCACCTATCTATGCTTTGGTTCCTCGCCTTGTCATTGGACACAAGGCAACACGTGGCGATGGCATCGGCCGTTGGATCCTAGGCAGCCAAAGCTATTGCCTTGCTCTTTTGACATGCGGCGGTGATTGAATCCATCCACGGGATCCTCCTCTGCACCACCGTTCTTTTGCTTGGATGGAGTTCTTCTCGTTCCCTCAACTGCACTACCCACTGTACATTCATGGCCACGCTCTACAGACTGAAAATATGCCGCCAAGAAATTGATGGGCCACTCTTTTTCGTTGAGCTTGATACTAGATTTAAGCACGGCACGGCGCTAAATTTGTGATCCCGTCCGTTGCCGTTGCCGTGGTTTTTGCTCGAATTGGTGCGTGCATGCTCCAGCGTCTCGCACCGCCGCATTTGAAGTGCTACTCCGGGAGAAGGAGAGACTTTTTCTAGCAGCAGCAGTAGTACTACGAACCACGATGATGGGCGGTGGCTTTTTGGCGCGCCCGATAAGCCGAGCGAGCGAACCCCACCAGCGTTGTCGCGAGGCGCAGGGAGGGTGGAATAATTTAAGGCCTCGCGCAACGCGACGACGACGCCGCAACAAAACAAAAGTTTGCGTCGTCCTCTCCTCTCCTGCTGGCTGCTGCCGTGCTGCTGCTTCCCTGCTGGCCTCTTCTGCCCGCTTTGAAAATCTAGGCCGCATAGAACCCTACTCGATCGCTAGCGGACGAAGGGAAATTACTCCACGGCACACTGTGGTGGGTGTGTTGTACTGTTTGCCAGTGTGGGTGCATGCCGCACGTCACCGGCAAGCTGGGGTGAGGTGAATCTTTTATgcattatactccctccgttccgttTTAGTTGCCGCGGcgttttttttttgcgaaaaccCCCTCCATCTATTTTCGACCGAACCCGCAGTCCTCGCACTCACTCTTTTCTCCGGCTGGCCGCCGTGGTCCGCTCGATGCTCTTCTCTGGCTCGCCGCCGCGCTCTCCCCCCTCCCCCTACCACCACCTTCTATCGCGTAGCTGCGCTCTCCTGCCCCACCTTCGGTGGCCTCGCCACGCTCCCCTCTTCCTTCCCGCGACGAACTTCCAAAAAGCTTGGACCTTTGAGTTCAAGCCGGCGACGGATTCCGTCGATGCGAGGCCGAAGGTGCCAGATCCAGACCACCACCAACGCGACGCCGGCGACTGGACGCCACGGGGAAGTCGGCGAGCTGCTGTCGTCCATCACGACGCGATGGTGGCGAGTTGGCCCTGTCAGGGACGGACCTGCGGGCAGGAGGAGAGGAAGGCTTCACTCCGCGGCCTCCTCGAAACCCGACAGCACCAAAAACAACAAAACCTAGCCTCGAGCTCGCCGGCCGGCCGCCCGCAGCCATGGGGCTATAGAATTACGGCCGCAGAGGCAAGCACGGCCACGAGGctggtgatgaagctatgtacccaGGGTAGGGGCACGAacccgtccaaagagccctacccaaggacatccctagaagaaatcacctatCAAGCGACTTGAAGGTACCccactcgacaggttcaagacactcgaccaagaagctaccacccgaccatgaagctaatcactcgactgccaggagacctacagtcactccgtaggcaaacggtcagctgttaagtagttttcatggtcattatagcactttattagaggcgttac from Triticum urartu cultivar G1812 chromosome 3, Tu2.1, whole genome shotgun sequence encodes:
- the LOC125546042 gene encoding scarecrow-like protein 3, with the translated sequence MVHQDEGSSSSVTSSPLQNFSNMPLHPHPGAGATPPWMLRELRSDERGLCLIHLLLNCAAAASAGRLDAANAALEHIATLAAPDGDAMQRVAAAFAEALARRALRAWPGLCRALLLPRAGPTPAEVAVARRHFLDLCPFLRLAGAAANQAILEAMESEKIVHVIDLGGADATQWLELLHLLAARPEGPPHFRLTAVHEHKDLLSQTAMALTKEAERLDVPFQFNPVVSRLDALDVESLRVKTGEALAISSSLQLHRLLATDDDTSSAAPADKERRRSSPDSSGLLSPSTSRADAFLGALWGLSPKVMVVCEQEASHNTAGLTERFVEALNYYAALFDCLEVGAARGSVERARVERWLLGEEIKNIVACDGADRRERHERLDRWAARMEGAGFGRVPLSYYALLQARRAAQGLGCDGFKVREEKGTFFLCWQDRALFSVSAWRGRRFD